In Papaver somniferum cultivar HN1 chromosome 1, ASM357369v1, whole genome shotgun sequence, a genomic segment contains:
- the LOC113291069 gene encoding GDSL esterase/lipase EXL3-like, producing MASFSSSANIIFCSIFLCFLVQLARITAIKLPPNVRVPAVLVFGDSIVDPGNNNHIHSVVKANYSPYGRDFMGGTPSGRFSNGLIPSDLIVKAFGIKDVLPAYLDPSLGPNDLLTGVSFASGGAGYDPLTAKIVSVIGLATQMELFKEYLAKIKAVGGEEKTKSVISESVYLVVAGSDDLANTYFTSQLRSNYDVPAYTDLMVQGATNILQELYDMGARRFAVFSAPPIGCVPSQRTLGGGTERHCAKSYNQAAQMFNSKLSSSIDNLNANKFEHGRAVYVDIYNPLQDVINRPRHYGFEEASKGCCGTGLIESVILCNDLNPYTCDDPSKYVFWDSYHPTERAYEILFVPILKKYLNEFFCNSGTLC from the exons ATGGCTTCTTTTTCATCATCAGCAAATATAATTTTCTGTAGtatatttctttgttttcttgttcaGTTAGCCCGAATAACTGCCATTAAGTTACCACCTAATGTTAGAGTTCCTGCTGTTCTTGTTTTCGGGGACTCCATCGTTGATCCGGGGAATAACAATCACATACATTCAGTTGTTAAGGCTAATTACTCACCTTATGGAAGAGATTTTATGGGTGGAACACCATCCGGAAGGTTTAGCAACGGCTTAATCCCAAGTGACTTGATAG TGAAAGCATTCGGAATTAAAGATGTTTTACCAGCATATCTTGACCCGTCATTGGGACCGAATGATCTCCTTACTGGCGTAAGCTTCGCATCCGGTGGTGCAGGATATGATCCCCTTACAGCTAAAATAGTG TCGGTTATTGGGCTGGCGACACAAATGGAGTTATTTAAAGAATACCTAGCTAAAATTAAAGCTGTTGGAGGAGAAGAGAAAACTAAGAGTGTCATATCGGAGAGTGTGTACCTAGTTGTTGCAGGAAGTGATGACCTTGCTAATACATATTTTACTTCACAATTAAGATCCAATTATGATGTCCCTGCCTATACTGATCTTATGGTTCAAGGAGCCACCAATATACTTCAG GAACTGTACGATATGGGAGCGAGGAGGTTTGCAGTTTTCAGTGCACCACCAATAGGATGCGTTCCATCACAAAGAACATTAGGAGGAGGGACAGAGAGACATTGTGCGAAGAGTTATAACCAAGCTGCTCAGATGTTCAACTCAAAGCTGTCTTCATCCATTGACAACCTCAATGCTAATAAGTTTGAACATGGTAGGGCTGTATACGTTGATATCTACAATCCTCTCCAAGACGTTATCAACCGTCCTCGCCATTATG GTTTCGAGGAGGCATCAAAAGGATGTTGCGGGACAGGATTGATAGAGTCAGTGATTCTATGTAATGACTTAAACCCATATACTTGTGACGATCCCTCCAAATATGTATTTTGGGACAGTTACCACCCCACAGAGAGAGCCTACGAAATACTTTTCGTACCTATCCTCAAGAAATACCTCAATGAATTCTTCTGTAACAGTGGCACCTTGTGCTGA
- the LOC113336620 gene encoding uncharacterized protein LOC113336620 — MWINCCIQRIRFAILVNGSSCGKFACAEVLFQGDPLSPFIFLLISEVLNIMLSKALVDGKLGGFTAKYGGTSIYCMQFQDDTLVFLDADLEQVRFLKFLLFSFEFASGLCTNFSKCSLFVVGEVVNLDVLASVLGCSCDSFPGVYLGLPLGEQILSKTKLVSFIFIMTGDHTVKDVDSTTRELKELLKALNENHTRESASRTADATSHGEKLDNICFSLQNLTSVTTAT; from the exons ATGTGGATAAACTGCTGCATTCAAAGGATCCGTTTTGCTATTTTGGTTAATGGCAGTTCCTGTGGAAAGTTTGCATGTGCAGAAGTCCTTTTCCAAGGGGATCCGTTATCTCCATTCATATTCTTATTAATTTCCGAGGTGCTAAATATCATGTTATCTAAAGCTTTAGTGGATGGCAAGTTGGGTGGCTTCACAGCTAAGTACGGTGGAACGTCTATCTATTGTATGCAATTTCAAGATGACACATTGGTTTTCCTCGATGCTGATCTTGAGCAAGTTAGGTTCTTGAAGTTTTTACTTTTCTCTTTCGAGTTTGCCTCTGGTCTTTGTACTAACTTTAGTAAGTGCAGCTTATTTGTTGTCGGTGAAGTTGTAAATCTGGATGTTTTGGCTTCTGTTTTGGGATGCTCTTGCGACTCTTTTCCTGGTGTTTATTTGGGTTTACCTCTTGGAGAGCAGATTCTATCTAAGACCAAGCTAG TgtccttcatcttcatcatgacaGGAGATCATACAGTTAAAGATGTAGATAGTACTACCAGAGAACTCAAAGAATTATTGAAAGCTTTGAATGAAAACCACACACGTGAATCTGCTAGTCGTACTGCTGATGCTACTTCACATGGTGAGAAGTTAGATAATATCTGTTTCAGCCTTCAAAATCTTACCTCCGTAACTACAGCCACATAA